Below is a genomic region from Drosophila kikkawai strain 14028-0561.14 chromosome X, DkikHiC1v2, whole genome shotgun sequence.
CTCCTTGCGACGCAGGGCATTGTGCGAGCTGTTCTTCGAGGCGGACTCGTGCAGGTTCTCCCAGGCCTGGCGGTAGTACctgtaataaattaataattttcataaatgatATGGCAAGTCCAGCGATTTGGGAATATTTTGGAAGGAAGTGTTGCTCACCTGTTGAGTCCGTTGCGGGATCCGGAAGTGGAACTGTCGAAGCTGGCCACGGTATTGCAGTCGGGCGAGGCGCGATGGCGATAGTGTTGAGTGGTTCGATTTCTGCAGGAAAAGGGAGATggatatatttgatttatttattaaaatattttctttttaatattttactatatatttttctgaatGCCAGGACGAAAGAGTGTTTGGGGTTAGTCACAAAGTTCAGGCAACAAATGGGGGGGTTAGGTACTACGCACACACAGAGCCAgatgagagagagacagatataTAGAGGGGGGAAAGagacaggcaggcaggctacaagagacagagacagagacggaAACAGAGCAAGAGCGAGCCAGGCGTGCAGTGTGAAAGAGAGTCCCCACATAGTGTGATTAATGGGTGTTTGATTGAGCGGATGAGCTGATGGATTGATGGGTTGAAGGTGCAACAGCCAGGAGTAGGAATCGCCACACAGCCCACAGCATTCGCagcagttttattttgtatttttttgtttggtgttTCAGTGTTGATTGTTTGGTTTGATTgactgattgattgattgtttGGTGTGGTGTTGTTCTTAGTTGGTTGTGTTCTTGGGCTGCTTACATTTTGTGCATATTTATGGCCGCTTTGATCAGCTGATTGACTGGCTGATTGATTGACTTGCTTAACTCTCTGGGTGTTTTCGTTTCTCCTTAGAATTTATTCGTTTTTCATAGagttttcttgatttttcgtttaattttcttaatttgtcTTTAGGTTTCTTGATTTTCCTTGGGTTTACCTAGCTTTTCCaagcttttcttgaattttcttaatttatctttCGTTCATTTTGGGTTCGTTGATGCATCTCTTTGGCACTCGTTATGATCTCTTGTCCAGGTAGTCTCCAGGTTGTGTTTTTGGCTCTTCGATCTCTACTCCTCTTTGGTGGTtatctcctcctcctgcccATGCCATCCCTGGGTTACATGTGCGTCGTGGTCGTTGAGCTGCTGAAGAGCCCCGCCCGGGTCCTATATCCCCGTCCGTAGCTGCTAAACTCCCTCCTGCCCAGCTTCTGGTCATCGAAGGGCAGCGCCAGCACACTGTACCACAGGGAGTTGGGATCTCGGTCCTGGTCCGCATCCTGATTACGCCTGGAGGTGATGCTACCGTAGCCCTTGGTGCTGGTCAGTTGGGCCGTGGACGCGTAGCTGGTGGCGCTGGTGGCCGTCGCCGTGGCATAGCTGGGCAGTCGGCTGGGACGCGGTATGCCACCACCAGACCTCTTCCCGAGGCCGAAGCCGAGACCGAGACCGAGCCCGATGCCGATGCTGTTCCCGTTCCGGATACCCTGAGATCCCTTCGCCTGGCCGTGCTGTTGGTGCTTCTGCTGGAGGCGGTACTTCTGCTGTTggagctgttgctgttgctgctggagctggtggtgctggaccTGGTACTGGCactggtgctggtggtgctggtggagctgctggtggtggtgatgatgAGCATGATGATGTTGGTAAGCAGTTAAGTGTTTGGCTAGGTGCCGCCGTTGGCTGTTCGGGGTGCTGACGGTTTTGGTTTTGCCAAAAAGTACAGAGAGTGGGAGaagcaaaaacgaaaaaagagAGTTGTACAAcgagagaaaaagagaaagCGTCGAATGTTCAGGtaggtgtgtgcgtgtgcgtgaGAGACTCTCTTTGATCGAGCTAAGAAGACAGGTGAGAGATGAGAAAGAGCCAGCGAGAAAGCGAGGGGTAGCCGAGAACTAGAGAACTCAGAGAGATGGAGAAGGAGACCTGAGACAGAGACGGGgtacagtgtgtgtgtgataaGGATAGAGAGGCTGAGAGGGGGACAGGGACTAAGAGAGATCGGATATCGGATATcggaggtggtggtggtgttgttgGTGGTGGGCAGGTGGTGACAACCCGACAACGATCGACTTTGCTCCATACGCAGACAAAAGCGTATCAATCATGGTCCAATTCGGTACTCAAgcataaaaatcattaaattgTTCAATAATATATCGAATATTATCGATCAATAATCAATCAATATAATCAaaagttgaatttttaaattaaaaagttaaaaaaactgaaaaaatgtatataaatctGGGATACAATTTAAAAGGTTCCaccataattatttaaaaaattgtaaattacaaaaatatatcgaaattaTCCCAATTTTTCATCGGGAACGCTATGTAGAATAGAtccaaaattttgaattttcaaattaaaaattaaaaataaaaataaaaaattatataatccaaaaataaaatttttgagtcccaaaatatttatttaaaatattgcaaattgGATAAACATATCGAAATTATCCCAATTTCGATCCCAAAATCGATAaaaattctaatttaaaaattaaaaaatgtaaaaaacgGAGATACAATTTCAAAGGTCccacaataattatttaaaatattgcaaatcAGATATATACACTGAAATTATcccaatttgtatatattcgATTTagaatcaataaaaaatcattGAAAATATTCGAAATTGGACAACAAAATCGACCTCGACTGACCACTGATCCCCGGGTTATATATAGCCCAGACCAGGACTCACCTTCGCACCAGGATCACGATCGTTGTGATGACGGCGGCCAGGAAAACGAAGCCACCGAAAGCACCCAGAGCCACAATGGCCCCCAGATTGAGCTTGGCCTCCTTGGTCTCCTTCCGGTCGGGATTGTCGACAGCAAACGGTACATTGACATTGGGCGACTGATTCTGTTGGATGTTGACGCTGTCGGGGATTTCGTTGTCCTGCGGATGCGAGTTGGCAATGATCTGCTGTGTGTTCCTCGTGGTGGTCTCCACCGGAGCACCGCTGGGGCGGCTGCGCGGCGGCGACGGGGCATAGGTTGAGGGCACCTGCGGCGGCTGGGGCACATGCTGTGTGCTCGGAGGCACTGCAGCCGCCGGTGTGCTGCTGCTCGGCTTCTTCGGGATGAGCACGGGTCGGACGGTTCGGCGCGGAGGGAACTCCTCGCGAACGGTGCCGGGCACGGGCACATTGATGATATCCTCCTCGGATTCAGCTGGAGAAGGGATAAAGATGATGTTGTTATTGGTTCTCTAGAGTCCTCGAATCTCTGTCTACTCACACTCTCCGTTGATCTCCACCTGCGTGGGCCGGAGGCTGGGGTAGGTGCCCACagtgctggagctgctgctgctgacagTGGACACAGCCGGTCGATAGGGTGTGCGGCTGGTGGTCGAGCTGGACACCACGACCTTGGGCCGGAAGGGTGGCGGCGTGGCCACCGATGAAGGCACCGTGGGCGCCGCTGTGGGCTGGGTAGATGGCTCCAGTTTGATGCAGCGCGGCAGGGCACTGCTCCACTGTCCGCTGGCCAGGCAGCTGAGCACTCGGGGTCCTTCCATGCGATAGCCGGGCGGGCAGCTGACCTCCGCCTTGGAGCCGTAATAAGTGCCATTCGGGGCATGGATGATGGTGTTGTAGTAGTTGCCCGGCAGAGTGTCGCATTCCACAACTGGGGGAAGAAAGGGAACATTTAATGTTAAATCGAAATGGAATAATATCCTTGAGGATAAGTCTTTAATCCTGGCTAAAACTCACTCTCGCAGCGTGGCGGCGGTCCGTTCCAGCGCTCGTCAAAGTCACAGGTGAGCAGGGCCCGACCGATCATCTCGTATCCCTCCTCGCAGGAGTACTTGACGAGGCTCAGGTAGCCCACGGTGTTGTTCAACAGGGCGTATGAGCCATGGGCAATGCTGGCGGGGAGGCCACATTCGATATCTGCCAGGAAAATAAATCATacataaaaaatctaaataaataataaaaagattCCCAACTCACACTTGCACACCGGCGGAAACTCGTTGTAGAAGCCCGTCTCCAGGCAGGTGCGCGTGGCGGGACCCACCAGCAGGTGATTCGCATCGCAGCTGTACTTGATCTGGGCGCCCACCTCGAATCCATTGAGGGCCACCATCGTGGAGTTCGGCGGCTGCTCCGGCCTGCCGCACGTCTTCGGCTGATGCTGGCAGATGAAGTTCAGTAGCGTATTGCAGTTGGTGTCGCTCCACAGCCATCCCTTGGAGCCATCGAACCGGGCACAGTCCTCGTCGCCACCGGGATGGCTCCAGAAGGACACCGTCAGCTCGTCACCGTTCACCCACTTCCAGCTGCTGCGATCGCTGCCGTCCCGCACTGCTCCCATCCAGTACTGGGAGCTGACATCGCTTCGATGTCGTCGCCACAGCTCCCAGCTGATGAAGCCCTGCAGCGCCGGATTGCTCTCGCTGATCAGAGTGCCGCCCCGCGAGCGGCAGAAGGAGAGCGCGTCCAGGAAGTTCAAGGGCTGGCGGTTATAGAAGATGTAGCATTTGCCATTGTAGGAGGCCAAGGCACCCGGCGGCTGATCCCGGAAGGTGGGACAGCGTTCAATGGGCAGCGCTTGGTCCGTGTAGACGAAGGCCTCGCAAATGGACAGGGGATTCGGTGTGCTGTTCTCCAGGTGGACGGACACAAAGGCACCGGGCATGGGCGGATTGCAGGGCAGGAACAGGGGCTGGCCGGCCTCCAGGAGTCCGGTGAAGCGGTTGCAGATGGGATTTGTGCCCAGATCGGGGCGGTTGTTGCCCACGCGAACCACTATGGTGGCGGGTTTGTTGCCTGGGGAAAAGGTAGGGTATGTTTTAAGGTGATTTGTTAAGGTGAAATGGAAAGAATCTTAACAAAAAGATGGCagccatttttatattatttagttcttattttataataattaattgtttaaaaaaaggtaACCCCAATTTCTCCCTCAATTCTCCACTACCTATTGGCCCTAGTTTGTGGCAGTGCAGAAGTGCAGCCTGGGCTATAGCTATTTCTATTGGCATTCCCACTGCCGTTGTCATTATTATGGTTATGGCTTTGTCTGTCAGCAGGTCAGGCGggttcagcttcagcttcagttgCAGCCTCAGCGGCAGCTCCAACATCAGCCAAGTGAAAGTAATCATAAATTTTCGGCTCGCACTGACTGACTCACTAGgtctgggtttttttttatatatttttattttggtctTCAGTCGAAGTggaagtccaagtccaagtcaaAGTCCAAGTCGAAGTCCAAGTCGAAgtcttcgtcttcgtcttTGTCTTGGCTGTCGTCGCAAAAGCCGCACGAAAATCACATAACAAGCCGCCTCAATCGAGGAGGAGATGGTCGGAGTCGAAGTCGAAGTTGGAGCTGAAGTTGGAGCTGGGGGACTTCAGGTTGCTGGCAAGTGAAAGCATTAGGGAAAACTGGCTGGCAGTTGTTTACTCTGCATTTCGgcaaccctttttttttgtgccagCCTTGGCTGGGACTCGTGCAGCATTTGCCATTTTGCCAGACAAACATttggaaaattgaaaactgcCTGGCTGCCTGCCTGGGCAGCCTGGGAAAACGGGGCATTGAACTGTCCACCGAACGGCGAGAGAGTTTCCTCCCAGAGAATGCGGTCCAGGCAGGTCCATAATCCGGCCTCCAGCATGTGAGCTGCGACAGGTTAGGGTTGGGCCTGGGGAACTGCTGACTGCGGTTTAATAAAAGCGAAAAGTTTCgcaatttttaatcaatttgcCTGgcttcgtcgtcgtctttCACTAAGCGCCACTTTAGCAGCCCAAAAAGACTGGCTGAAAAACATTTCTGCCAACAGAATAATTATGGTTTTGGCTTGGAATTATATCCGCCGAGATTAGGTAATTGCGGTGactctcgtttttttttgttttagggggaaattggaaaaaataaaagctagCTTCTAAAGAGCTTCTAAGAAACTGAAGaacctttaaattattatttaattattttttttatatatatatttataatttcatgGTGTTGTTCTCCTTAtattttgattacaaattaaGTTTACTTACCACAGCAGGACTTGCCAAAGTCCAAGCGCACCAGCTGGACCATGTAGGGCTCCAGGAGATTGACATACCACCAGGGCGAACGCTCTGCCTTGGTCAGGGAGCAGGTCTCCGGGGTGAAGAAGGCGGAGGTTGAGCCATCGATGGCCTTCTGGGGTGCTCCAGCGCCCTCAGTAGAGATTTGCATGGGAGCCTTGCCAGCGGCCACatttaaaactgaaaaaaagtgaataagaaattaattttcagaATGAATTTTTGACCTATCAGCAAGTTGAATTTTCAGTGTAGCAAATAGGGGTCATAGGTAATTATTTGGGAATTCAAAGCAAGATGCAGCAGTTCCCAAGCTGGGCCCAAGGCCCGGCTAATTGGCTGCGGGCCCTGACACGGTTTTGTGGGCAAAAGCATAGGCAAAGCTCAGCCAGCGATGTTCTGGCCTGGCGAATTTGTCAAGAGACCTTCGTTCTGGCCATTGTTTCGGTCCGACTACGACTCTGACTCTGGCCAAAAAGTGAGGCCCCGAGATGGAGTGtggccaaaagcaaaagtgaaatttaatGGCGGCTCCGCTCGGCTCAACTTTTACTTGCCGGCGCTTAATTACATCGCTCGCCACGCACTTTTGCGGCATTGGGGATTCATTAATCAGATGCATCTGTCGGATAAGATATGCCGGGAGTTTGAGCCTGAGTTTGAGCCTGAGTTTGGCTTTCTCgggcactcacacacatataGTAGTACTATATGCTATATCTCGTATCTAATGCTCAgcaggtgtgtgtgtctgtgtgtgtgcttgtggcGGTGTGACAAATGccttttaattgcttttaattaatttcccatTGCCAGCTGCTGCCCGCCGTGTCATGTTCGAATTTAAAGTCGAATTCCGTAGCAATTTTCAGGTCGGAAATCGCTTTcagcttttgttttcttgttttccttttcttttcccGCGTCATCAGAGTGCAATCAGCGATTGCTTTGATTTTTTGGTCTATAAACCTCAAGACTTGGTTCAAAGCGGGTCGAagtgttgcttttttttattggaaaataattataaattaatgtcTACACTACATTTTTGAGGTGTagttatttttgtgttttttctgTTGTTCTTTTTGTGTTTGAAAGGAGCAGCaatctttttcagcttttattttatgaattaaTGATTTGTTTGATAAATAAACGAAAGTCTTTTTcagttattattttatgaattaaaaatacaagaaaaacccttaaaaatccATTGAAATTCTGTTGATTTCCCCCAAAGTTCCCATGGCATTATTCATGCTTATTAACACCTACTACTGTGTCGATCGAATGTCTTTTTTATCTTGATCTTTATTAATAACTTTTCTATAAAGAAAAGGCCCGTCAAAGAGTTTGATGGATCGTTGAATTGCCGCCCCTTTTTGAGCCTCCACAAACGCCTTCCCAAACCAGCAGtttattcattcattcattcactcACTCGCTCATTCATTCATTGATTCATTCAATTGTAGAAGACCCTTTTCCAGCTGCTCTGTTTGTGTCAATCAATTCCCTTAGTTCACGGAAGTGCATGTCTCGttggaaattgatttagaaTTCATTTGTTTGTCTTCGTGCTCGACtggtttaagtttttttttcgttttttcgttttttcgtttttctttttttagttGTGAACAAAGTGGGTCAATTTGGTCGAGCTGGATTCTTCCCACCTCGTCTTCGGACCCCCTCTTTCTTCTGTTTCCCCTCTTTCAGCTCCCCCTTCTCTCTCTGCTCGGCACACGCACTGGTTTTTAGCCCAATTTCGCGCGTTTTGTTAATCATGTTTCGCTTTTTTTCGGTTAACAACTTTGCATTCAATCGGAATGCCATTTGCTCTCTTTCttgctatttttgtttatttttttatttattttcttttttcacgGAGAACGTGAGTGCACGGTGAGAAATTGGGGATGTCTTTGGGAGGTTTAcgggttttaaataaatataaataataaataaataataataataaattaatactaataatatataaataataatcataataataaaacaaaccaATAAATAcaagtaataaataataaaaagaatataaataataatatataaatattagcgttattaaaaaattcttaaactTTTTGCCTAAAAACATGTTTTCCCTTTCTTTGCTTTCTTActattttttctaatttaaaattggGATTTCAAgtgcaatatatattttttaaaaatttttttctatttatcttttaatttaaaatttattttatttctatatttctttgttttttttttttttataaataatttaatttccatgTTTCCCTTTTtatgtcttttctttttcaaattgttaatttttcatttctgTGTGGAGATATTTTGAGAACGCTTCAAATTTTGTGGCGGTGAAAGTTGTCTTCCCCCCCGCTGCCCAGTTCACGTCCGAATCCAAggccgaatccgaatccgaaacCGAGTCCCAGGCGCTAATTGAGTTGACGAACAGCAAGTTCGTGTGCGCAGTCTTTTGTTTGCTTGTCTTGGCGTGTTGTGTTGGTGTTGTGGGTTTTTGGGTGATTTTAGTAGACTTACCACAGAAGGGAATGCCCTCGGGCACCCACTGGCCCTTGTCACAGACCCGCCGCGCCGGTCCCAGCAGCTCGAAGCCACGCTCACAGCTGTAGGAGGCCACCGTGCCCTGGGTGAGATTCGCGCTGGAGAAGACCACGCTGCTGTGCGCCGGTGAGCCCGGGAAGCTGCAGCCGGCATCTGGAAAGGCAAAGGTAGGAAAAGAGAGAAGAAATTAGTTCATGTTTCCAGTTAATTACAaggaaatgatttttaattaattcatttgcTCCAAGGGGGGTTTCTAAGAGTGTTGCTTTCTGGGGCATTTCGTTATTggaacattttttatttaaatattaattggagaaaataataatttataaacattttaagcaAGCTAGtaagctttattttttgtttattaattatttcttattggCTCTGCCTTGTCAGAGGCTTGTGTGTCCGCAGCATTTGATTGACAATTAAGCCAGTTCCGTTCCAGTTTGGTCACTCGGTAACGACGACGCCTGGCGAAAAATCTCTGGCATTCCGCCGTCAGATTGCAAAATGTTCTCTCGGCTTCGGTTGTTATGTCTTGTCTGCCTGTTGTCAATGCAAAGCGTGAGAAAATTGCCACAACAAAatcagcaaaacaaaaaaaaaaaaaacagatagAAGCAGCGATCAATTTAGTTGTAGCTGCCGcttgtatctttgtatctccATATAaatgtatctatgtatctatGCAAAAATGCTTGCCAGCCGTGTGCAATAATCAAATGTGTTGCTGCTTCGTATGATTAGTTATTCAATTGAGCAGTTCCCAGGCCCAGACTGGCCAATGTCATGAGTTTGAAACATCTCTTGGGGATGTTAATGGCAAGCACAGAGGGAAATctgttgttgattttattacatttataaattaaatctcTAGTTAACTTGGTTTTATCAGCACTAAAGGCTGCTTAAACACCAATTTAAGTTGCTTGTAACACACTTTTTGTCGCTGTGTGTGCAAATCGTTCTTGGCTCGGAGCTGTTAAGTGCGATTTTGCATAATCAGCGATGAGGAATGAGACTTGGAATGGGAATAACGTAGAGAAGGGGCTAGCCAGTGAGCCATAAATGGTCGAATAACTGCAACATCATTTGACCAGCAGCAGTGCAACTTTCCAAGCAGCTTCCAGCTAGCCACAAAACACGTATTGCTATACATCTATACATTTTTCCAGATGCTTCTTATACAATCCCCTCCAGTGCCAGTCCCAGTGCCTGGGCAATTTCATCATAACGGTTTTGCTGCTCATCAAAATGAGATACAGACTCTCTTGGCCACTCCAAATCAAATTAGTTCgggcaaattgaaattaacaaaaagccaaaaaaaaaaaaaaaaaaactttagcCGAGTCATTTGTCATGCAGGGCAAAACGCAAATTAAGAAATCAAGTTCATGaggcattttcaattttcggGCCAGAGTTTCGCTTtagtttcggtttcggtttcggtctTGGTGTCGGTTTCCGACCAGAGCAAGTACCCTGAGAAGCCAAGCCAGTAATGACGACTCCAACTCCCACGCTGTGCGTCAAAAGAAACCGAAaaccaaaagccaaaaaccaaAGACCGAAAGAAGCACCGAGACCGAGATGCGATCGTAGGATCGACCGAAAGGTTGCCCAGCCAGCCATGCATGACAAAGAGATGCCTAAAAAAGTGGGTAAAAAGCCAGGTAAAAAGAGTTAAGGTAAGGTAAGGTAAGGTAGGGTAGGGTAGGGTAGGGGTAAcaaaaattgttgaaaaaaaaagtgcaaagGCAAACGGCAGTAGTTGCGCCAGCAACTTGTTGCTTTCATTTGCTTTCTATGTGCGCGAACTTAGTGAAAGTGataccccacacacacacaccacacacaccgCACACTCCATACACACCGCACACTCCAGGCACATAAATAATACCACAAAGAAAGATATATCTGTGGCACGCCAAGGCGGCATTGACAAAACAACGGCAGCGATTTGTAGCAACAAGCAGACGTTGAGCTCCGTGGAATAATATTCGGATATTCGGTGTGTGTGCGGTGTGCGAGTGCGGATTAAAATCATCTAATAATCGTTATAAGCATAATAACCGTTATAATTTCCAGCTCGTTTCGGACATGGTCCGTtcgccattgttgttgttgtaacaAATTACCCATCAACGCCTTGGCCAAACCAGAGTGTGTACTTGGAgtgttatttatatatttattattatttttttttttttggggaaaagtctagtttgaaaattaaagaaatttctaaagaattgaatgaatgaaataggaaattattgaaaattagtaaaggagtcatttccgacccaataaatcatatatatttttgatcatcATCACCTGGcgagtcaatctagccatattcggaagaaaaatatattttttttaattttttcttaattttatatcttaaaaatcttACAAATAGTCATAAAAACAAAGTCAAAAATCTTGatctttttaaaaatgaaatttagaatgcagatttgttagccTATTAAAAACTGGCATAAAAAAGTTTACCGAATTGAATTCGgcgcttttttggcttagttatgatatttttaaaattaaattgcatacaaattatgacataaaaaattaaatgaatgttttgtgtctttttgAAGGgttttgcaatttatttagtgaaggagtcatttccgaccctataatccatatatattcttgatcagcatcaccaggcgagtcgatctagccatgttccgaagaaaaccaaatttttaatttttttttttaatttcatgtcTTAAAAATGGTAAACAAAAGgtcaaaaatttgaatttctggaaatattaaatttagtaaGCAGATGTGTTAGCCCATTaaaaattagcataaaaaagTTTACCGAATTGAATTCggtgcttttttggcttagttatgatatttttaaaattaaaattgtctACAAATTAagacataaaaaattaaatgaatgttttgtgtctttttgAAGGgttttgcaatttatttagtgaaggagtcatttccgaccctatagtccatatatattcttgatcagcatcaccaggcGAGTCGATCTAGTCATGTTTCGAAGAaaaccaaatttttaatttttttttttttaatttcatgtcttaaaaatgttttaaaatggTAAACAAAAGGTCAAAAATTTGAATCTctggaaatattaaatttagtaaGCAGATGTGTTAGCCTATTAAAAATAAGCATAAAAAAGTTTACCGAATTGAATTCggtgcttttttggcttagttatgatatttttaaaattaaaattgtctACAAATTAAGACTTACAAAAACATTACAATATTTTAGGTCTTTGTGAagggttttataatatttttttagtgaaggagtcatttccgaccccataaatcatatatattcttgatcagcatcaacagccgaatcgTTCTGGCCATGTCTGgagaaaaaacatttttttttagccatttttccaaaaaattacatcgttaaaattctcaaaaatttacaaaaaaattaaaatcttttaaatgttatacgaagtaagcagatttattaaccctaaaaaaccaacacaaaacagttttccgaattgaatttaataaatttttggctgagttacagaaattttaaatttgaattttttttccaaaaataatcaaaaaatcaCACcactttttcaaaaataaatataatttttagaattaaaacaataacaataatttaagccataaaatatactaaaacTTGTCTAAATTTTGATggaatttcttgaatttttgCATGGAAATTCAAGGAAAATccctatttatattattatacaactcAACTCTAGTGGCAGGTTGCATTTCCGCTTCAGCAGACGAGGCAGCAGCCTCTATTAAAGCGCAGCTGAATCTGCAAAGGCAACCTGCAACCTGCAATTCCCCCCGCCATTAGCGCTACGTAGAAAGTTGAACCCCACTTAGGCCCAGGCTTTAGCTTTAGCTTTAACTTTAGGTTTAACTTTAGCTCCATTTCCATCTCCATCcccatttcaattttttatttccaacGCCAGCTGAAAGTCCCAGGCCCAACCTGCACATTAGCCCCGTCCTCGCCTCCGTGCAACATTCCATAACCAAAGTCAGCAATTTGCGTATGTCggctaattttattttaaatgcaagTCCACACCTGGCGGGGATCGCGGAATGGGGTTGGGGTATCTGGACTGGGGTACGTGGTATCTGGACTGCCCTGAGGTGTGGTCTGGTGTCTGGTGAAGCTCTGGGCATTGTTTCAACAGTATTTAACATTTCTCTCTCCTTATGTTTACTTTTTTGGGGGCCTCATTTAGGGACGAGACTTTGGCAAGCTTGACCCCGCTAATTACGGAGGGataagggtttttttttgcagtttgcATTGCAGTTCTGGGACGTCATGCGCTGATTGCCAAGCGCCTACGCTTCGGCGATCTGCCTGCCACCGATGTTGCCAATGTTACGAGAGCctctctgtttttcttttttgggtgGAAAGTGCAAGTGCCAGGCCACAGCTTAGGCTAAGGTATTTCCCTCAAAGAAAATGTTACCTACTCTTCTTTTTCGATggtaaataatttctataggCCAAGCAAGAGCCGTTTTGAGCCGGTCTTGTCAAAAACGGTGTAAACCGTTAGGCCATCATAATGATGaagataatgatgatgatgatgatgatgatgatcggGTCTGGAGAGCCGCTGATTGGTTTTTGGATTTACATAAATTGGCGCTGGACTTGTTCTCCCGCCGAAGTCGGAGTCGTCGCTGCTGCTTCTCTTGACCCAGTTAGCAGCGTtttctgtatatattttctcgtcgtcgtcttttttttttttgtcgatttggtttttggcttggcttgcaGGCCAAATTAGTAGAACCTCGTTAAAActgcacacagacacacacattcGGTGCGGAGaacattgaaaatatttcgCAAGTGAGTCGCTTTTGCGCAATgtttgttgctattgttgttagCGGATGCGCCTGGccagaccaag
It encodes:
- the LOC108071118 gene encoding uncharacterized protein isoform X1, which encodes MHRTPRSLLALALALALASTLATTQAQAKAQAQAQNIDAGCSFPGSPAHSSVVFSSANLTQGTVASYSCERGFELLGPARRVCDKGQWVPEGIPFCVLNVAAGKAPMQISTEGAGAPQKAIDGSTSAFFTPETCSLTKAERSPWWYVNLLEPYMVQLVRLDFGKSCCGNKPATIVVRVGNNRPDLGTNPICNRFTGLLEAGQPLFLPCNPPMPGAFVSVHLENSTPNPLSICEAFVYTDQALPIERCPTFRDQPPGALASYNGKCYIFYNRQPLNFLDALSFCRSRGGTLISESNPALQGFISWELWRRHRSDVSSQYWMGAVRDGSDRSSWKWVNGDELTVSFWSHPGGDEDCARFDGSKGWLWSDTNCNTLLNFICQHQPKTCGRPEQPPNSTMVALNGFEVGAQIKYSCDANHLLVGPATRTCLETGFYNEFPPVCKYIECGLPASIAHGSYALLNNTVGYLSLVKYSCEEGYEMIGRALLTCDFDERWNGPPPRCEIVECDTLPGNYYNTIIHAPNGTYYGSKAEVSCPPGYRMEGPRVLSCLASGQWSSALPRCIKLEPSTQPTAAPTVPSSVATPPPFRPKVVVSSSTTSRTPYRPAVSTVSSSSSSTVGTYPSLRPTQVEINGESESEEDIINVPVPGTVREEFPPRRTVRPVLIPKKPSSSTPAAAVPPSTQHVPQPPQVPSTYAPSPPRSRPSGAPVETTTRNTQQIIANSHPQDNEIPDSVNIQQNQSPNVNVPFAVDNPDRKETKEAKLNLGAIVALGAFGGFVFLAAVITTIVILVRRNRTTQHYRHRASPDCNTVASFDSSTSGSRNGLNRYYRQAWENLHESASKNSSHNALRRKETLDPPSMTRSRDNLRDNMQRSRENLDRCGRDNYGMRDDSEMVVSDVCLKGEKKRHHHHHHKSSSRNGDYRDQSSGRREHHRHSGGGGVGGGGGGGHY
- the LOC108071118 gene encoding uncharacterized protein isoform X2; translated protein: MHRTPRSLLALALALALASTLATTQAQAKAQAQAQNIDAGCSFPGSPAHSSVVFSSANLTQGTVASYSCERGFELLGPARRVCDKGQWVPEGIPFCVLNVAAGKAPMQISTEGAGAPQKAIDGSTSAFFTPETCSLTKAERSPWWYVNLLEPYMVQLVRLDFGKSCCGNKPATIVVRVGNNRPDLGTNPICNRFTGLLEAGQPLFLPCNPPMPGAFVSVHLENSTPNPLSICEAFVYTDQALPIERCPTFRDQPPGALASYNGKCYIFYNRQPLNFLDALSFCRSRGGTLISESNPALQGFISWELWRRHRSDVSSQYWMGAVRDGSDRSSWKWVNGDELTVSFWSHPGGDEDCARFDGSKGWLWSDTNCNTLLNFICQHQPKTCGRPEQPPNSTMVALNGFEVGAQIKYSCDANHLLVGPATRTCLETGFYNEFPPVCKYIECGLPASIAHGSYALLNNTVGYLSLVKYSCEEGYEMIGRALLTCDFDERWNGPPPRCEIVECDTLPGNYYNTIIHAPNGTYYGSKAEVSCPPGYRMEGPRVLSCLASGQWSSALPRCIKLEPSTQPTAAPTVPSSVATPPPFRPKVVVSSSTTSRTPYRPAVSTVSSSSSSTVGTYPSLRPTQVEINGESESEEDIINVPVPGTVREEFPPRRTVRPVLIPKKPSSSTPAAAVPPSTQHVPQPPQVPSTYAPSPPRSRPSGAPVETTTRNTQQIIANSHPQDNEIPDSVNIQQNQSPNVNVPFAVDNPDRKETKEAKLNLGAIVALGAFGGFVFLAAVITTIVILVRSTPNSQRRHLAKHLTAYQHHHAHHHHHQQLHQHHQHQCQYQVQHHQLQQQQQQLQQQKYRLQQKHQQHGQAKGSQGIRNGNSIGIGLGLGLGFGLGKRSGGGIPRPSRLPSYATATATSATSYASTAQLTSTKGYGSITSRRNQDADQDRDPNSLWYSVLALPFDDQKLGRREFSSYGRGYRTRAGLFSSSTTTTHINRTTQHYRHRASPDCNTVASFDSSTSGSRNGLNRYYRQAWENLHESASKNSSHNALRRKETLDPPSMTRSRDNLRDNMQRSRENLDRCGRDNYGMRDDSEMVVSDVCLKGEKKRHHHHHHKSSSRNGDYRDQSSGRREHHRHSGGGGVGGGGGGGHY